The nucleotide window GACCGGCTTCTGTACCAACGTCAACCCCGGCTTCGCCGGCGGTGCCTACGGCTACGTCGCGATGGGACCATACAAAGGTGGGCAAGCCGAGAAGCTCCGCGTACCGTACGCGGACTTCAACGCGCTCAAACTCCCCGAAGGGGATGAGAACGAGGACTCGTTCGCGCTGCTGGCCGACATCTTCCCGACCGGCTGGCACGGCACGCGACTGGCCGACCTCCAGCCCGGCGAATCAGTCGCGATATACGGCGCTGGCCCCGTCGGACTGATGGCGGCCTACAGCGCGAAGATCCAGGGTGCATCCGAGATCTACTCCGTCGATCGCGTGCCGAGCCGGCTCGATCTCGCCGAAGAACACTGCGCGGCGACGCCGATCAACTTCGAGGAGGGCGACCCCGTCGAACAGATCAAGGAAATCCATGGCAGCGGCGTCGACAAGGGCGTGGACGCGGTCGGCTACCAGGCGATCGACCCGGACAAGGAGGCCGACGACGCCTACGACCCGGCACGGGAAAACCCCGCGAACGTGCTCAACAACCTCATCAGAACCGTGCGCCCGACCGGCCAGCTCGGCATCGTCGGGCTGTACGTCCCCGACGACCCTGGCGCACCCGACGAGATGGCCGCCGAAGGGCGACTGGGCATCGACTTCGGACTGCTGTTCGAGAAGGGCCAGAAACTGGGCACCGGCCAGTGCGACGTCAAATCCTACAACCGCCAGCTCCGCGACCTCATCATCGAAGATCGTGCCGACCCGAGCTTCCTCGTCTCACATCGTGTGGGTCTCGACGAGGCCCCCGAGATGTACGAGCGCTTCGACAACCGCGAGGAAGGCGTCACGAAGGTCCTGCTCGAACCCTAACTCCCCCGATCACCGGTTTTTGCGCGCCTCGCGACACCCGTAGCGGACAGTGACCACGGGGAGGGGGCCGAGTCGCGCCCGCACAAACGTTATGTCCCACGACCGGGTAGCCACGGTATCGATACCCATGTGCATCTACTGTAGCTACGACATGGAGGGTTGGGGCAAACTGCTTGACTACGACGATACCTACCAGGAGGTCGTCCGCGGGGACGAGACGACGGACTCGAACTACGGCTTCCACGAGTCGTGGGACGAACTCCGCGAGCAGGTCTCGCCGTAACTCAGTTCGTCGGGAACGGATCGTCGAACGCGCGATTTTCCGATTCGTCGTCGCCGAGCAGACAATCGTCTAGAGCGGTGACGATCCCCTCCTCATCCATCCCGCTGCCGATGAACACGAGTCGGGTGCGCCGATCGTCATCGTCGCCCCATTTCCCGATCGGGCCGGCCTGGACCGACGGTCCGGCACGATTGAGTCCCATCACGTCGTCGCGCCCGGCGAGTCGGAAGACGCCTTTCGCCCGAACGACACTCTCCGTCCACGAGTCGAGCCACTCGTCGAGTCGCCCGGGGTGGAACGGCCGTTCCGCGGTGTAGATAAACGACGAGACGCCGTGGGCTGCGGCCGCCGGCTGGTCGTGATCGTGACCATCGCCAGCCAGTGCCTGCTTCCAGCCGGCCGAACGCGTGACGGCCGCGAAGTCGAACCGGTCGGTGTCGAGTACGAGTTCCGGATCGACGTCAGAGCGTATCGTCCGGACGATCTCGGCGCGGGACTGGAGCGTTCCGAGTGTGGCCTCGATCTCGTCGAGTCGCTCGTCGGGCACCATATCACATTTGTTGAGAAGGAGGACATCACAGAACTCGATTCCCTCCATCAGAACGTCCGCGAGCGGGCGGTCCATGTCGGAGTCGGCCCCCGCGGGCAGCGATGCGCCGGCGTCGAATTCCTTCCAGAAGCCGTAGGCATCGATCACCGACACCATCGTGTCGAGACGATAGTGGTCGGTCGGATCGATATCGCTCTCGTCGGAACCCTCCAGGAACGTCCGCGCGACGGGCACCGGCTCGCTGATGCCGGACGATTCGACCACCAGAACGTCGAAACAACGGGTTTCGGCGAGGCGCGCGGCTTCGGTGAGCAGATCGTCCTGGAGCCGACAGCAGATACAGCCGTTCGAGAGGTCGACGATGCCCGGATCGTCGGCGTCGTCCGAGCGCGCGAGCAGTTCGGCGTCGACGTTCATCTCGCCCATATCGTTGACGATGACGGCGATCTCGCGACCGCCGGGGGAGGCCAGCAATCGGTTGAGCAGCGTCGTCTTCCCCGCGCCGAGCGGGCCGCTCACGACCGTCACGGGGATCGGTTCCGATGCCGTGGTGTGCGTCATCGTCCGTCCTACGGAACGGAGCTACTACACTCTTGCAGCTAGCGCGCTGTCACGACTCGGGTTCCTACCTCTCCATGCCGCCGTTGACCGCGATGATCTGGCCGGTCATGTACTCGGAGTCGTCGCAGGCGACGAACCGGACGATGCCGGCGATGTCCTCGACGCTGGCGAAGCGATCGAGCGGGATGCGCTGGCGGATCTTCTCCTTCACGTCGTCCGGAACGTCGTCGAGCATGTCGGTCTCGACGAACCCCGGCGCGACGCAGTTCGCGGTCGATCCCGAACTGGCGAGTTCGAGCGCGATGGTGCGCGTGAAGCCGAACAGCCCGCTCTTGGTCGCCGCGTAGTTCGCCTGACCGTAGTTGCCCTGCTGGTCGACGACGCTCGAGACGTTGATCAGCCGCCCGTGCTCGGCGTCGCCGATGTCCTCGAAGAAGGCGTTCGTACAGTTGAAGACGCCACCCAGGTTCACGTCCACGACGCGCTGCCAGTCCTCGCGGGTCATATTCGCGAACGTCCGATCGACGGTGATGCCGGCGTTGTTCACGAGCACGCCGATCGGGCCGAACAGTTCGTGGACCCGCTCGCGCAGGGCCTCGACCTCGTCCGGCTCGGCGACATCGGCCTGGAGCGGAACGGCGGTTCCACCCTCCTCCTTGATGGCCTCTGCCGTCTCGTGGGCGGCGGCCTCCGACGATCGGTAGTTCACGACGACGGTCGCACCGTTGCGACCGAGCCCTCGGTGATCCCCGTCCGATTCCCCGCGATCCACCCGTCACGACGCACGTTTGCTTCGAGTTCATTGTGGCGTTGCGAGCGTCGGAGGTCACTCGCCGTCCCGACCGTCTCCACACGACGTTACCCCCGCGCCCTCACCGTCGACCATGACACTGGATCGAAAATTCTCACTCCCTGATAGCAACGGGGGGTTCATACCGTTCGGCCCACGCTACGCTCGATCGGTTCGCGCTACAAAGCCAGGGGTGGGATTTGAACCCACGAATTCTCGATTACAAATCGAGTGCTTGCACCACCCAAGCTCCCCTGGCGCACTCGTGGGTTACCCACGGCCCGATTTGTCGCTGTCGCTTTCGAGCGACTTCTCGAAGTCGATGCGGTGTGGCTCGTAGCCCGCCCGCGCGTAAAAGCGCCGTGCTGCCTCGTTGTCCGCGAGCGCGGAGAGAACGACGGCGTCGAACCCCGCCGCGGCCAGTTCGTGCTCGGCGGCCGCGAGCAGCTCCGTGCCGATGCCCTCGTTTCGCCGTTCCGGGCGGACGACGATGTTCCGGACGATACCGCGCGAGACGTCCTGCTCGAACCGCTCGGATTCGGGTCCGAACATGACGAACCCCACGATCGCGCCGTCCTCGCGGGCGACCAACAGCCCGCCGGCGACGATATCGCGGACGATCGCCTCGCGGATGGTCGCCCGATTGGGCTCGGCACGGAAATGCGAGCCGAACGCGCGCTGATCACGGGCGAGTTCGACCCACAGCTCCGCGATCTCGCCCGCGGCCGCGGTGTCGGGCGGTTCGATGGTCACTCGTCGAGCGCCTCGACGGCGGGAAGGGAATCGCCAGCGAGCAGCGCGAGCGACGCGCCGCCGCCGGTGCTCACGTGCGAGAACCCATCGATGCCCAGCCGCCGGATCGCCGCCGCCGTGTCGCCGCCGCCGACGATGCTGTGATCGGCCTCGCTGGCCGTCGAGTAGAGTTCACGCGTCCCGTGGGCGAACGTCTCCTCCTCGAAGACGCCCGCCGGCCCGTTCAGGATCACCGTGCCGGCGTCATCGAGGATCTCGGAATAGGCGGCGACGGTCTCGCTACCGACGTCCATCGCCGGCGTCTCGGTCTCCTGGGGCAGTTCCACGACGGGGATCTCGTGGCGCTCGCCATTTCGTTCGATCGCGACATCCTCCGGAACGCGGAGCTCGTCGTGGGCATCGAGTAGTTCGCCCGCGCGATCGATCTCGTCCCAGTAGCCCTGATCGTAGACGAACTCGGCGCTCGCGGTTCCCAGTTCCGCGCCGCTGGCGAGTAGGCAGACGTTGCCGACGAGGCCCGCGGTCAGCACCGTGTCGGCGAGGCCGCGTTCGAGGACGCTCCGGGCCACACCAATGGAATCGCCGACCTTCGCGCCGCCGAGCAGATAGACGCGGGGGCGCGGAGTCTCCTCGATGGTCGCGAGCACGTCGAGTTCGCGCTCCATCACCCGGCCGGCGTAGCCCGGCAGTCGCTGTGGAAAGCCGACGAGCGAGGGCTGTGAGCGGTGGGCGGCGGCGAAGGCGTCGTTGACGTAGACGTCGAGGGCGGGCACGAGCCCCTCGACGAGATGGGTGTCGGCCGCGCGCTCGGGATCGAACTCCATGTACTCCTCGGCGTAGAAGCGGGTGTTTTCGAGCAGGACTGCCTCCCCGCCATCGAGCCCCGCGACGCGCTCCCTGGCAGCGGCCGAAAAGGTGGCGTCGCAGTAGTCGACAGGGAATGAGAGCAGTTCGTCGAGGCGGTCGGCATGGGCGGCGAGCGTCGAGAAATCGTCGTCGCCAGGGCGACCCTGATGGGCGAGAATCGCCACGCGTGCGCCGCGTTCGAGCAGCTCCGAGAGGGTCTCGACGTGGGCGCGCAGGCGGGCGTCGTCGGCTAACCCCGTCTCGGAGAGCGGGCTGTTGATGTCGATGCGCACCCCGACGGCGACGCCCTCGCAGTCGAGGTCGTCGAGGGTTCGGATCATTGTGCGCCCTCCTTCGGCCGCCGGCAAATCCCTTTCCCTCCCGATCGCCGGACGGAGGGAGCAACACTTATTACGGTCTCCCCCACCGTTTCATGTGGACTCGTATCATGGGTATTGCTGAAACCTACTCTCGCGGCCGGAGCGTCGTCGCCGAACAACCCCTCACGCTGCTGGTCGCGGTCGTCTGTGTGCTGCTGGCGGTCGATCTGGTTTCGAAACTACTGAGCGGCTCGCTGTCGGTGCTCAGCCTCGCCGTCTTCCTCAAGGACGGGCTGATCCTCGGGCTTGTCATCGGGCTCGCGGGGGTCGGGCTCTCGATGACGTACTCGATCCTCGGCTTTCCCAACTTCGCTCACGGCGATTACATCTCCAGCGGTGCGTTCGCCGGCTGGGCGACCACCTACGTGATCGCGGGGCTCGGCACGGTGTCGGTCGGCGACCTGCTCCTGCTCGGCGTCAGCGGCGACGCGACCGCGGGCAGCGTCGGCGTGAGCGTCGTCTCGACGCCGCTGGCGGTCGTCGCGGGGCTCGTCATGGCGGCCGTGTTCACCATCGCGCTCACCCTGCTTATCGATCGGCTCGTCTACAAGCCGATGCGCGATCAGGAGGGGATCTCGTTGCTCATCGCGAGCGTCGGCGTCGCGCTCGCGCTGCGCTATCTGATCGCGTTCGTCTTCGGCACCAGTCGGCCGGGAATCACCGGCGGGTCGATCCCGGGGATCACCGTTCCGGGCGTCGGCATCCAGATCAACGCCCACGAGGCAACGCTCGCGGTCTGTGCGATCGGGCTGCTGGTCGGCGTCCACGTCGTGCTCCAGTACACGAAGCTCGGGACGGCGATGCGCGCGATGGCCGACAACCGCGATCTCGCGCGCGTCACCGGAATTCCAACGGAACGCGTCGTCCGCGCCACGTGGGTCATCGGCGGCGGACTCACCGGTGCGGCGGGCTATCTCATCACGCTCGAGACGGGCACCATCGCCTTCGACTTCGGCTGGGTGCTGCTCCTCCTCATTTTTGCGGCAGTCATTCTCGGTGGTATCGGCTCGGTCTACGGCGCGATGTTCGGCGGGTTGCTCATCGGACTCGCGAGCACGGTGTCGCTGGTCTGGATCCCCTCCGATTTTACCACCGTCGCGGCCTTTCTCGTGATGATCTTCATGCTGTTGGTCAGGCCGTCGGGGCTGTTCGGCGGGGTGACGACCGCATGACCGCCCCGCGACTGAATGGATACCGTCACCGACTGCGGCTGCGGCCAGCGAGGTGGACCGATGAGTAGCGCCACCGAGCGGGTCGCGGCCCGGCTACCGGACAACGACGCCGTATTGATCCTCGGCGTACTGTTCGGGCTGTACGTCGGCTTCACGGTGTTGGGAATGGCACTCGGGCTCGATATCGCGGGGCTCGCGAGCACCTTACAGCGAATCACCTTCTTCGCGGCCGTCTACGCGCTGCTCGCGCTCGCCTTGAATCTCCAGTGGGGCTACGCCGGACTACTCAACATCGGCGTCGCGGGGTTCATGGCTGTCGGCGTCTACACGATGGCGATGCTCACCGCGCCCGCGAGCCCCGCGGCGGGCGGCGTGCCCGGCCTCGGCCTCCCGCTCTGGGTCGGCGTCGTCGGCGGGATGGTCGCGGCGGCGCTCGTCGGCGCGCTCGCGGCGCTGCCCGCACTCAGGCTCAAGGCCGATTATCTCGCTATCGTCACGCTCGGCCTCTCCGAGATCATCCGACTCACGTACAACTCCACCACCTTCCAGACCTTCTCGATCGCGGGCGCGGATCTCGGCACCGGTGCCTCTCAGGGCATCCAGACGCCGACCAACCCCGTGATGGCGCTCTACTACACGACGCCGTCGAGCCCCGCCGCCGGTACGACGGGGCTCGGCGAGGCCGTCTTCGGCTTCTTCGGCACGCTTGGACTCGGCGAGCCGGTCGTCGTCGACTGGACCTACACGATCGTGCTCGTGATCTTCGTCGGCCTGTTCTATCTCCTGCTCACGCGCGTCGGCAACTCGCCGTTCGGCAGGGTACTGAAGGCCATCCGCGAGGACGAGCTCGTGGCGAGCTCGCTCGGCAAGAACACCGATCGCTTCAAGATCAAGACGTTCATGCTCGGCTGTGCGCTGATGGGCTTAGGAGGAATTCTCTGGCAGGGCAGTCAGGCGCTCGTCAACCCCGCACTGTTTCTCCCGATCATCACCTTCTACGTCTTCATCGCGCTGATCATCGGTGGCTCGGGCTCGAACACCGGCAGCGTCATCGGCGGCGCGCTCTTCGCGGGGCTGCTGTTCGAGGGGCCGACGTTCGTCCGCCGGCTCGTCCAACAAACTGTTGACCTCGGCGGCGCACCGAACACGTTCACCGACGCGATCGCCGCGCTCGGCTCGCTGGATTTCGGGCCACTGCTCGCCTACGCACTCGCCGACGTCTCCAGCCTCCGGTTCGTGCTCGTCGGTGTGGTGTTGGTCTATCTCGTGCAGAACCGACCCGATGGACTGCTCGGCCACCGTAAGGAGACTGCCGCGGCCGTCTCGCTCGCGCGCGAGCGGACCGCGGCCGGCCAAGCAGACGGCGGCGCGACGGAGGTCGACGATGAGTGAAAGCGATACCGGGGTGGCGATCGAGGGTGAGAACCCGGAGGAGATCACGGATATCGACCCCGAAGAGGACTCGGATGTCGAGCGTGCCGCCCGCGAGATACCACCCGGGCGACCGCTCAGGGTCGACGATCTCCGCATGGAGTTCGGCGGGCTGACGGCGGTCGACGGGGCCGGGTTCGCCATCGAAGAGGGATCGCTCACGGGGCTGATCGGGCCGAACGGCGCGGGCAAATCGACCACATTCGACTGCATCACCGGCGTCCATCGTCCGACCGGTGGCTCGGTGAAGCTCCACAACGAGGAGATCACCGGGCTGCGGCCGTACGAGATCGCCGACCGTGGGCTCGTTCGCACGTTTCAGATCACGCGCGAACTCCAGGAGATGACGGTGCTCGAAAACATGCTGCTCGCGCCGCGCGGCCAGCAAGGCGAGGCGCTCTGGCGGGCGGTGCTGCCGGGTGTACGCCGCTCGGTACAGGCTCAAGAGCGAGAGCTGCGCGAGCGGGCGTGGGAGACGCTCGAATTCTTCGAGATCGACCATCTCGCCGAGGAGTACGCGGGCAATCTCTCGGGTGGCCAGCGCAAACTGCTGGAGATGGCCCGCGCGCTGCTGACCGATCCGGAGGTCGTCCTGCTCGACGAGCCGCTCGCCGGTGTCAATCCGACGCTCGAACGCAAACTGCTCGAACGGATCGACGAACTCCGCGAACAGGGCTACACCTTCCTGCTGGTCGAACACGACATGGACGTGATCATGGAGAACTGCGAGCGCGTCATCGTCATGCATCAGGGGCGCGTGCTTGCCGACGATGCGCCGGCGGCGATCCGCGAGAACGAGCAGGTGATCGACGCCTATCTGGGAGCGAACGTATGAGCGACGAACGCGCAGTCACGGACGACCCGGAGACGGGCGAAAGCGACACGATCGCCGACGACCTGCTCTCGATCACCGATCTCGACGCGGGCTACGGCGATCTGCAGATCCTCTCGGCACTGGATCTCGCGGTCGATGCCGGGGAGTACGTCAGTATCGTCGGCCCGAACGGCGCGGGCAAATCGACGGTGATGAAGGCGGTCTTCGGGCTGGCGACCCACATGGATGGCTCGATCGCCTTCGACGGTGAGGGGATCGGCGGGCTCGCTCCCGAGGAGGTGATCCGCCGGGGCGTGAGCTACGTCCCACAGAACGAGAACGTCTTCGGCGGGCTCTCGGTACGCGAGAACCTGGAGATGGGTGCGTACATCCTCGATTCGGTGCCCGAGGAGCGGCTCGCGGACGTCTTCGAGCGGTTCCCGATCCTCGAAGAGCGTCAGTCCCAGCGCGCGGGCACGCTCTCGGGCGGCCAGCGCCAGATGCTGGCGATGGGACGCGCGCTGATGCTCGATCCCGACCTGCTGCTGCTCGACGAGCCGTCGGCCGGGCTCGCACCCGATCTCGTCGACGAGATGTTCGATCGGATCGACGAGATCAACGACGCCGGAACGGCCGTCCTGATGGTCGAACAGAACGCGATCGAGGCGCTCTCGCGCTGTGATCGCGGCTACGTGCTCGTCCAGGGCCAGAACCGCTTCACCGACACCGGCGCGGCACTGCTCGGCAACGACGAGGTCCGCCGGGAGTTCCTCGGCGGCTGAAACGCGCGTTCAGGCGCTCGTCGTGCCCGCACTGCTGTTGTTGCCGCCCCCACTGCCACCGCCGCCGGCTTCGAACTCGACGGTGTCCTGCTGTTCGATGTCGCCACCCTCGGTGTAGCTGAAGATCTCGTAGCCGACCGACTGCATGTCGCCGTTGTCGTCGAAGTTGACGCTGCTCGATGCGCCCTGATAGTTGATGTCGTCGCCGTTGGCGGCCATCCCGATCCCCTCGGCGAGGTTCTCCGGCGTGACTTCGGCTCCGCCGGGGTTCGCGACCGAATCCATGTTCTGCTGGACGGCCGAGCCGGTGTTCTCACCGGCCGCGGCGATGGCGAGCATCTGGACCGCGGTCGCGTCGTAGGCCTGCGAGGTGAACACGCCGGGTTCGTTGCCGAACTCGTCCTTGAACGATTTCGTGAAGAACTGCTGGGCCGGTCCGGCGGCGATCGGCGCGGTGCCGATAACGTTCGTCATCGACTGGCCGACATCGCTCGACAGTTCGGGCGCGCGCAGCCCGTCAGTGACGAGGATGGTCGTATCGCGGCCGTAGTTCGAGTAGAAATCGCGGAACAGCTGGTTGCCGCTCTCGGGATAGCCGATGACGAGCAGTCCGTCGGGGCTCGGCGACATCGCCTCCTGGAGCTTCGAGGTGTACGACGACTGTGCCTTCTCGAAGGAGACCTGCGCCGGGACGTTGCCGTCGAACGCCTGGACGAAACTGTCGGCGAGCGCCTGTCCGTAGGAGTTGTTGACGAACATTACCGACACGGCCGAGGCGTTGACACGCTGGCTGGCGACCTGTGCGAGCACCTCACCCTGCAGCGCGTCGCTCGGTGCCGTCCGGTAGACGTAGCCGTTGTCCTGCAGGCCAGTGATCGCCGGCGAAGTGCTCGCCGGCGGGGTCAGGACGATCTGATTGGGGATCGTGACGTTCTTTGCGACCTGAATCGACGTTTCCGAAGACGCTGCACCCGTTATCGCCGGGTAGCCCGCATCGACGAGCGCTTGGGCGGCGCTGATACCCGCCTGCGGGTCCGTCTGCGTGTCCTCGATCTGTGTCTCGATGGAGAACTCCATGTCGGCGTTCTGTAACTGTCGTGCCGGCAGCTGCGCGGCCTTCTGGATCGGTGTGCCGACCGATGCGAGGTCGCCGGTCGTCGGCTGGAGAATCCCGATCTTGATCGTCTGCCCACCGCCTCCGCCCCCGCCGCCGCTTCCGTTGCCGCCACCGCCACCACCGCTGGTACCTGTTCCGCCACTACCGCCGCTTCCGTTGTCGCCGCCACCGCCGATGCAGCCAGCGAAGCCAGCGAGACCCGCAGCTCCGACACCGACGAGGAACGTACGCCGATTGGTAGTTCGTGCCATGTCACCAGTATGTTTCCTGATGGCAATATAAGTCTTGCCTCTAGGACCGACCGCCGGGAGCGGGTTTCAGTTCTCGCGGCAGTTCGCACAGATCGACTGGCCGTTCACGGTCACGAGATCGTGCGTGAGCGTCCCACAGTGTTCACAGATCCCCTGTGTGTCGTAAGTCGGGGATGGCTCCGTCGCCGTCGAGACGGTGCCGTCCCCGACGACGGGCGCGATCGTCGAGGCGGTGGCGATGTCGTACGCCGAGACCACGCCCACCGGTTCGTCCTCGACGACGAGCAGCCAGTCGGCCTCCTCGCGGGCCATCGCCTCGGCCGCTGCCGTGAGCGAGGCATCGGAGGCGACCTGAACGACTCCGTCGTCCATGACGTCCGTCACCGTCGCCGCCGCAGGGTCGGTCTCGCCGACGAGCAGCGAAAGCGCATCGCGCTCGTCGAGCGCCCCGACGGGGTCGCGTCCGCGGAGGACGACCGCACAGTCGGCAGCCTCGTCGAGGAGCAGTTCGACCGTTTCGAGCAGGTCGTCGCTCTCGCTCACCCCGAGGAACTCCCGGGTCATTATCTCCCGCACGGTGATAGCACTGCTCATACCGGTCCGTTCCGGCCGTGCCTGCTAAAAAGTATCTCCAGTAGGGTTAAGGGTGCAGCCGTCCTATCTCATCGGTCGCCGAACACGACGTCACGGCCGTCGTACCGACAGGTTTCGAGGGCGTGTTTGGCGGCCATGCCCGCCGACTGGGCATCCGCCGCCCGCCCGACGCCGACCTTGAGCTCGACACCGACCGCCTCGCTAACGTGATCGATGGCGTCGTGATACTGCTCGGCGTCGAGATCCGGACAGGTGGCGATGATGTTGTCGCCGCCGACGAAAAACGACAGCGAGTCGTGCGTCTCGCGGAGATAGCGCATCAGCTCGGCGTAGCTCTGTTCGATGTTGATGAACGTATCGAACTCGTTCAGTCTGTCCGTATACTTGCCGGTGGCGTCGTTCACGTCGAAGTGGGCGATCTGGACGTCCTCGGCGGTGCGCTCCGGGTTGGCGACCGGCTCGCCGCGCAGGATCTCGCGGCGATCACTGGCCTGTGCGCTGCCGGCAGCCTGAAGCTGTTCGCTCGCGGTCTCGATCGCCGTCGCCGGCGTCTCGCCGGTGCCGATCGAGAGGCTCACCGTCACCGGATAGCGGTTGCCGATCGATTCCTGGATGAGCGCGTGAGCATCCTCGTCGATCCCGTTCGTGACGGCGACCATGTTGTCGAACCGCGAGAAGAAGACGTAGCCGTCGCGGTTGCCGAACAGCTGCGAGAGGTCGGCGTACAGCCGCGACTGGAGGGTCTGGAGGTCGACCTCGCGCCGCGGTTCCGGCGTCACCGTCCACGGGCCGTAGTTGTCGATCTGGATCAGTGTGAGCTGCGTGTTCGTCACGGTTGTGAGCGGTTGGCAGCGGGGCGGTATCGGCGCTTCGGTCGACGACGGCTCAATCAGGCCGATCCATATTTTTGTGTGAATCCGTTCCAGTAGTTGGGAGATATAGCGTGCGAGATACAGAGGGTCCGTGCAGCAATCCGTCGGTCCGTGTTTCGTATCGAAAAGCCGAATGAGCTGAAAAAGCCGTGCGTATCGAAAGCCGTTCGTCGTCGACGCACTCGCAGCGTCGCTGGCGTTTCACGCCGGCTTCCAGCGAGACTCTTCATCTCGCCCGACCCACACGGTTCCGCGTCGAACCGGCTACCTCGAAGGCCCGTTGCAGCTATGCGAACACTGTCGTCCGGGCGGGCTCGCGACGTGCTGGACGCGCGACCCCGAGCACCTCGTCGCGATACCGGCGAAGTGACCTTTCCTGCATTTCCTGGCACGATAGCGCCGTCCATAGCAACAAACATGCCAAACAACTATGTTCCAACAATCCCAACATCGGTCTATGTCGAGCGGTACTATCGATATCGACGAGTTCGAAAACGCTGACGCCGACGAATTCGAGGAGCGGAACGACACCGAGCGAATTGTACTGTTCCTCGACAAGAATGGCGACCGGGCGTGGAAGGCGGCGACGATTGCCGAACGACTCGGACTGAAGACCGACGCCGTCAGTGCGATCCTCTCACGATTGAAGGAACGTGATCTCGTGCGGCACAAGCGCCCGTACTGGGCGATCACGGACGATGAAGAACGGCTCCAGTCGGCCTATCGGCTCCACCGGCATCACGAGACGGCAGACGACCAGTACGGTGAAGAGCGTCTCGAAGCCCTCCAAACCGAGGAGATGGAAGAGGTACAGTGACTTCGTTCAAAGAACTGGAACGCGGTGACATCGTCTGGGCGACCGACCCGCTCTCGGAGAAAGGTCGCCCGATACTCGTGCTGGGTACTCCCCGATTCACGAACCACGGCGTGCAACTCATCACGGTCATGATTTCCACGAAGACCTATCACGAGGCGGCACTCACACTCGGAGACGACGACTACGAAGGCGACGCACTCGGGGAACGAAGTCACGTTCTCCCGTGGTCGCTTGCGACTCTCAACAGTGCTGCGGACGTTGACCACTACCTGACATCGCTCGTGGACGACCGCACCGAGGATGTGGCGAGCGAGGTAATCGACTACATCTCCGCATAGACTGTCACGCACAGAGAACGATG belongs to Halococcus qingdaonensis and includes:
- a CDS encoding ABC transporter ATP-binding protein, translated to MSDERAVTDDPETGESDTIADDLLSITDLDAGYGDLQILSALDLAVDAGEYVSIVGPNGAGKSTVMKAVFGLATHMDGSIAFDGEGIGGLAPEEVIRRGVSYVPQNENVFGGLSVRENLEMGAYILDSVPEERLADVFERFPILEERQSQRAGTLSGGQRQMLAMGRALMLDPDLLLLDEPSAGLAPDLVDEMFDRIDEINDAGTAVLMVEQNAIEALSRCDRGYVLVQGQNRFTDTGAALLGNDEVRREFLGG
- a CDS encoding ABC transporter substrate-binding protein — its product is MARTTNRRTFLVGVGAAGLAGFAGCIGGGGDNGSGGSGGTGTSGGGGGGNGSGGGGGGGGQTIKIGILQPTTGDLASVGTPIQKAAQLPARQLQNADMEFSIETQIEDTQTDPQAGISAAQALVDAGYPAITGAASSETSIQVAKNVTIPNQIVLTPPASTSPAITGLQDNGYVYRTAPSDALQGEVLAQVASQRVNASAVSVMFVNNSYGQALADSFVQAFDGNVPAQVSFEKAQSSYTSKLQEAMSPSPDGLLVIGYPESGNQLFRDFYSNYGRDTTILVTDGLRAPELSSDVGQSMTNVIGTAPIAAGPAQQFFTKSFKDEFGNEPGVFTSQAYDATAVQMLAIAAAGENTGSAVQQNMDSVANPGGAEVTPENLAEGIGMAANGDDINYQGASSSVNFDDNGDMQSVGYEIFSYTEGGDIEQQDTVEFEAGGGGSGGGNNSSAGTTSA
- a CDS encoding CBS domain-containing protein; its protein translation is MSSAITVREIMTREFLGVSESDDLLETVELLLDEAADCAVVLRGRDPVGALDERDALSLLVGETDPAAATVTDVMDDGVVQVASDASLTAAAEAMAREEADWLLVVEDEPVGVVSAYDIATASTIAPVVGDGTVSTATEPSPTYDTQGICEHCGTLTHDLVTVNGQSICANCREN
- a CDS encoding GTP cyclohydrolase III; its protein translation is MTNTQLTLIQIDNYGPWTVTPEPRREVDLQTLQSRLYADLSQLFGNRDGYVFFSRFDNMVAVTNGIDEDAHALIQESIGNRYPVTVSLSIGTGETPATAIETASEQLQAAGSAQASDRREILRGEPVANPERTAEDVQIAHFDVNDATGKYTDRLNEFDTFINIEQSYAELMRYLRETHDSLSFFVGGDNIIATCPDLDAEQYHDAIDHVSEAVGVELKVGVGRAADAQSAGMAAKHALETCRYDGRDVVFGDR
- a CDS encoding MarR family transcriptional regulator yields the protein MSSGTIDIDEFENADADEFEERNDTERIVLFLDKNGDRAWKAATIAERLGLKTDAVSAILSRLKERDLVRHKRPYWAITDDEERLQSAYRLHRHHETADDQYGEERLEALQTEEMEEVQ
- a CDS encoding type II toxin-antitoxin system PemK/MazF family toxin, giving the protein MTSFKELERGDIVWATDPLSEKGRPILVLGTPRFTNHGVQLITVMISTKTYHEAALTLGDDDYEGDALGERSHVLPWSLATLNSAADVDHYLTSLVDDRTEDVASEVIDYISA